The following proteins come from a genomic window of Streptomyces sp. NBC_01716:
- a CDS encoding PaaI family thioesterase, translating to MREFDIVLARKVLEAQPFSSLLGTRIMVFGDGEAELELDIRKDLQQQNGYLHGGVLAYAADNGITFAAGTVLGPAVLTAGFSIQYMRPGTGTKLVARASVVHAGRRQATVRCDLFTVAEDGTETLCAVAQGTILPVRKPA from the coding sequence ATGCGGGAGTTCGACATTGTCCTGGCGCGGAAGGTGCTGGAGGCCCAGCCGTTCAGCAGCCTGCTCGGCACCAGGATCATGGTCTTCGGAGACGGCGAGGCGGAGCTGGAGCTGGACATCCGCAAGGACCTCCAGCAGCAGAACGGCTATCTGCACGGCGGAGTCCTGGCGTACGCCGCCGACAACGGCATCACGTTCGCGGCGGGTACGGTGCTCGGCCCCGCCGTGCTGACGGCCGGCTTCTCCATCCAGTACATGCGCCCCGGCACCGGGACCAAGCTGGTCGCCCGCGCCTCGGTCGTGCACGCGGGACGCAGACAGGCCACGGTGCGCTGCGACCTGTTCACGGTGGCCGAGGACGGCACGGAGACGCTGTGCGCGGTGGCGCAGGGCACGATCCTGCCGGTGCGGAAGCCCGCCTGA
- a CDS encoding cytochrome P450 family protein — MTVVDLGAYGPDFTADPYPYYAKLRESGPVHQIRTPYGDRLWLIVGHREARAALADPRLSKSPATVGGSMLDERVIGPTLLVVDPPDHTRLRKLVAREFTAHRVAGLRERIQRLTDELIDTMLPAGHGDLVESLSYPLPITVICELLGVPAADRDVFRAWSTEIVAPAGAASEYTAVHELGAYFDELIEDKRCAGPSGDLLSALLRTRAEDGDRLSAAELRAMAFLLLIAGHETTVNLITNGIRALLSHPGQLAALREDFGLLDGAIEEMLRYDGPVLNGTARFTSEPVTVGDTVIPAYQAVLVGLGAAGRDPARYQDPDRFDIRRTATATATGAKGQNHGHLAFGHGIHHCLGAPLARLEARIAVRTLLERCPGLTLDPDTGPLDWLPGMLIRGVRSLPVRW; from the coding sequence ATGACTGTCGTCGATCTGGGCGCGTACGGGCCCGACTTCACCGCCGATCCGTACCCGTACTACGCGAAACTGCGCGAGTCGGGACCGGTCCACCAGATCCGTACGCCCTACGGCGACCGGCTCTGGCTGATCGTCGGGCACCGGGAGGCGCGCGCCGCGCTCGCCGACCCACGGCTCTCCAAGTCCCCGGCCACGGTGGGCGGCAGCATGCTCGACGAGCGCGTCATCGGCCCGACCCTGCTGGTCGTCGACCCGCCGGACCACACCCGCCTGCGCAAGCTCGTCGCCCGTGAGTTCACCGCCCACCGGGTCGCCGGCTTACGGGAGCGGATCCAGCGGCTCACCGACGAACTGATCGACACCATGCTTCCCGCGGGCCACGGCGACCTGGTCGAGTCGCTGTCGTATCCGCTGCCCATCACCGTCATCTGCGAACTGCTCGGTGTGCCGGCCGCGGACCGCGATGTCTTCCGCGCCTGGTCCACGGAGATCGTGGCGCCCGCCGGCGCCGCCAGCGAGTACACGGCCGTGCATGAACTGGGCGCCTACTTCGACGAGTTGATCGAGGACAAACGCTGCGCCGGCCCCTCAGGCGATCTGCTCTCCGCCCTGCTGCGGACCCGCGCCGAGGACGGCGACCGGCTCTCCGCCGCCGAACTGCGCGCGATGGCCTTCCTGTTGCTGATCGCCGGTCACGAGACGACGGTCAACCTCATCACCAACGGCATCCGGGCCCTGCTCAGCCACCCCGGTCAACTGGCCGCTCTGCGCGAGGACTTCGGGCTGCTCGACGGCGCGATCGAGGAGATGCTGCGCTACGACGGGCCGGTCCTGAACGGCACCGCCCGCTTCACAAGCGAACCGGTGACCGTCGGTGACACGGTCATCCCCGCGTACCAGGCGGTGCTGGTCGGCCTCGGCGCCGCCGGCCGCGATCCCGCGCGCTACCAGGACCCGGACCGTTTCGACATCCGGCGTACGGCGACGGCCACGGCGACCGGCGCCAAGGGCCAGAACCACGGCCATCTCGCCTTCGGGCACGGCATCCACCACTGCCTCGGCGCGCCGCTCGCGCGCCTGGAGGCCAGGATCGCGGTCCGCACCCTTCTCGAACGCTGCCCCGGCCTGACCCTCGACCCGGACACGGGGCCGCTGGACTGGCTGCCCGGAATGCTGATCCGCGGGGTGCGGAGTCTGCCGGTGCGGTGGTAG
- a CDS encoding response regulator transcription factor: MTTTTIRLLIVDDDPLVRAGLTFMLGGADGIEIVGEASDGAEVEALVRELTPDVVLMDIRMPAMDGLTATELLRARAGAPEVLVLTTFHADEQVLRALRAGAAGFVLKDTPPAEIVAAVRQVAAGEPVLSPAVTRQLMTHVAGAPTPVRKDTATGRLARLGAREREVALAVGRGSSNAEIAAELYMSLPTVKAHVSRILAKLDLNNRVQIALLVHDADLVTKGGEDT; the protein is encoded by the coding sequence ATGACCACCACGACCATCCGGCTGCTCATCGTCGACGACGATCCACTCGTACGCGCGGGACTGACGTTCATGCTCGGGGGTGCGGACGGCATCGAGATCGTGGGAGAGGCGTCCGACGGCGCCGAGGTCGAGGCACTCGTCCGCGAACTCACCCCCGACGTCGTCCTCATGGACATCCGGATGCCGGCCATGGACGGCCTCACCGCCACCGAACTCCTGCGGGCGCGCGCCGGAGCGCCCGAAGTCCTCGTCCTGACCACGTTCCACGCCGACGAGCAGGTGCTCAGGGCGCTGCGCGCGGGCGCCGCCGGGTTCGTCCTGAAGGACACGCCGCCGGCCGAGATCGTCGCGGCGGTACGGCAGGTGGCGGCGGGTGAGCCCGTGCTCTCCCCGGCCGTCACCCGGCAGTTGATGACCCATGTCGCGGGGGCGCCCACCCCCGTACGCAAGGACACGGCGACCGGCCGGCTGGCCCGGCTCGGGGCGCGCGAGCGGGAGGTGGCGCTCGCCGTGGGGCGCGGCAGCTCGAACGCGGAGATCGCGGCGGAGCTGTACATGAGCCTGCCGACGGTCAAGGCGCACGTGTCCCGCATCCTGGCCAAGCTGGACCTCAACAACCGTGTCCAGATCGCCCTGTTGGTGCACGACGCGGATCTGGTGACGAAGGGCGGGGAGGACACGTAG
- a CDS encoding sensor histidine kinase: protein MTRTEYPWLLPSAMAGSLDPERAAKRGGRRLRRTVRDWVVDLMVFFFAVFIGMVSLDASEKAGNGELVIMADLLSGLAACGTLWVRRRWPVALAVGLNLVQIVSPAASGAALVALFSLAVHRPFRPVAYVAALSLAAMTAQAYLRPDPTVTHFVAVILGALLTLLAVAWGMLVRSRRRLVLALRERAVRAENEAALRAEQAQRLAREAIAREMHDVLAHRLTLLSVHAGALEFRPDAPAPEVARTAGVIRDSAHEALQDLRMIIGVLRAPGEDGERPQPTLVTLDALVAESREAGMKVTIDSAVDDPAAVPTATGRTAYRIAQEGLTNARKHAPGTGTTVLVSGGPGDGITVEVRNEAPSGPVPEVPGSGQGLIGLTERATLAGGRFEHGPTNDGGFAVRAWLPWSA from the coding sequence ATGACGCGTACGGAATACCCCTGGCTGCTGCCCTCGGCCATGGCGGGGTCCCTCGACCCCGAGCGCGCCGCGAAACGGGGCGGGCGCCGGCTCCGGCGTACCGTGCGCGACTGGGTCGTGGACCTGATGGTCTTCTTCTTCGCCGTCTTCATCGGCATGGTCTCGCTGGACGCGTCCGAGAAGGCCGGCAACGGCGAGCTCGTCATCATGGCCGACCTGCTGAGCGGCCTGGCGGCCTGCGGCACACTCTGGGTGCGGCGGCGCTGGCCGGTGGCCCTGGCCGTCGGCCTCAACCTCGTGCAGATCGTGTCACCGGCGGCGAGCGGCGCCGCCCTCGTGGCGCTCTTCAGCCTGGCCGTCCACCGGCCGTTCAGGCCCGTGGCCTACGTCGCGGCCCTGTCTCTCGCGGCGATGACCGCCCAGGCGTATCTGCGGCCCGACCCGACGGTCACCCATTTCGTCGCGGTCATCCTCGGAGCGCTCCTTACGCTGCTCGCGGTCGCCTGGGGCATGCTCGTACGGTCCCGTCGGCGGCTCGTCCTGGCGCTGCGTGAGCGCGCCGTACGTGCCGAGAACGAGGCCGCGCTCCGGGCCGAGCAGGCACAGCGCCTGGCCCGCGAGGCCATCGCCCGCGAGATGCACGACGTGCTGGCGCACCGGCTGACGCTGCTCAGCGTCCACGCGGGCGCGCTGGAGTTCCGGCCCGACGCGCCGGCCCCCGAAGTGGCCAGAACCGCGGGCGTGATCCGCGACAGCGCGCACGAGGCGCTCCAGGACCTGCGCATGATCATCGGCGTGCTGCGCGCTCCCGGCGAGGACGGCGAGCGTCCGCAGCCCACCCTCGTCACGCTGGACGCCCTGGTCGCCGAGTCCCGCGAGGCCGGGATGAAGGTCACCATCGACAGCGCCGTCGACGACCCGGCGGCCGTACCCACCGCCACCGGCCGCACCGCCTACCGCATCGCCCAGGAGGGCCTGACCAACGCGCGCAAGCACGCACCCGGCACCGGCACGACCGTCCTCGTGAGCGGCGGCCCGGGAGACGGAATCACCGTGGAGGTACGCAACGAGGCGCCGAGCGGCCCCGTTCCGGAGGTACCGGGATCCGGCCAGGGGCTGATCGGACTGACCGAACGCGCGACCCTGGCCGGCGGCCGGTTCGAGCACGGTCCGACGAATGACGGGGGTTTCGCCGTCCGCGCCTGGCTACCGTGGTCCGCATGA
- a CDS encoding SDR family oxidoreductase, whose protein sequence is MSVSSSAPAGRTALVTGGSRGIGAAVALRLARDGFDVAITYVADEAAARAVVGKIEATGRRGLALRADSADPAQAVGVVERAVDGLGGRLDILVNNVGIGLLGPMDTFPVTEVGRLLAVNVQGVFLTTQAATARLVHGGRIVTVGSCMTQRVPGPGGTLYATSKSALIGLTKAVARELGERGITANIVHPGPTDTDMNPADGPYAASQSAMTALGRYGSADEVASMVAFLASDEAAYVTGAEFAVDGGHAA, encoded by the coding sequence ATGTCTGTATCGAGTTCCGCGCCGGCCGGCAGAACCGCGCTGGTCACCGGCGGCAGCCGGGGCATCGGGGCGGCGGTCGCCCTGCGGCTCGCCCGGGACGGCTTCGACGTCGCGATCACCTATGTCGCGGACGAGGCCGCCGCGCGGGCGGTCGTGGGGAAGATCGAGGCGACCGGGCGGCGCGGCCTCGCGCTGCGCGCCGATTCGGCGGACCCCGCGCAGGCCGTGGGCGTGGTGGAGCGGGCCGTCGACGGTCTCGGCGGGCGGCTCGACATCCTCGTCAACAACGTCGGCATCGGACTGCTCGGCCCCATGGACACCTTCCCGGTGACCGAGGTCGGCCGGCTGCTGGCGGTGAACGTGCAGGGCGTCTTCCTCACCACGCAGGCCGCCACCGCGAGGCTCGTACACGGCGGCCGGATCGTCACCGTCGGCAGCTGTATGACCCAGCGGGTGCCCGGCCCCGGCGGCACGCTCTACGCGACGAGCAAGTCCGCGCTGATCGGGCTGACGAAGGCGGTGGCACGGGAGTTGGGCGAGCGGGGCATCACCGCGAACATCGTCCACCCGGGCCCGACGGACACGGACATGAACCCGGCCGACGGCCCCTACGCGGCGAGTCAGAGCGCGATGACCGCGCTCGGCCGGTACGGGTCCGCCGACGAGGTGGCGTCGATGGTGGCCTTCCTGGCGAGTGACGAGGCGGCGTACGTCACGGGTGCCGAGTTCGCGGTGGACGGCGGGCACGCCGCGTAA
- the alc gene encoding allantoicase: MPPTSTPSPSTAQTPPEATEATFTGDAAPYGGGDPYADYRSADHPFTHLVDLADRRLGAGVVAANDEFFAERENLLKPGPAEFDPERFGHKGKIMDGWETRRRRGASADRPHPADEDHDWALVRLGAPGVVRGIVVDTAHFRGNYPRAVSVEATSLPGSPSPAELLADGVKWTTLVPRTAVGGHAANGFAVRAERRFTHLRVNQHPDGGIARLRVYGDVAPDPVWLTALGTFDLAALENGGRVEDASDRFYSPATNTIQPGRSRQMDDGWETRRRRDRGNDWIRYELAERSEIRAVEIDTAYLKGNSAGWAALSVRDGEPGAGTRDGEWTEVLPRTRLQPDTNHRFVLDRPVTARQVRIDIFPDGGISRLRLFGSLTEEGATRLAARHRELGG, from the coding sequence TTGCCCCCGACCTCGACCCCGTCCCCGTCCACTGCCCAGACGCCGCCCGAGGCCACCGAGGCCACCTTCACCGGTGACGCCGCGCCGTACGGCGGCGGCGATCCGTACGCGGACTACCGCTCCGCCGACCACCCCTTCACCCACCTTGTCGACCTGGCCGACCGCAGGCTCGGCGCCGGGGTCGTCGCGGCCAACGACGAGTTCTTCGCCGAGCGTGAGAATCTGCTCAAGCCCGGCCCCGCCGAGTTCGATCCGGAGCGCTTCGGGCACAAGGGCAAGATCATGGACGGCTGGGAGACCCGCCGCAGGCGCGGCGCCTCCGCCGACCGGCCGCACCCCGCCGACGAGGACCACGACTGGGCTCTCGTACGGCTCGGTGCCCCCGGTGTCGTACGCGGAATCGTCGTCGACACGGCGCACTTCCGGGGCAACTACCCGCGGGCCGTGTCCGTCGAAGCGACGTCGCTGCCCGGCTCGCCGTCCCCGGCCGAGCTGCTGGCCGACGGCGTGAAATGGACAACTCTCGTGCCCCGTACGGCTGTTGGCGGACACGCTGCCAACGGCTTCGCCGTCCGTGCCGAGCGGCGCTTCACCCATCTGCGGGTGAACCAGCATCCCGACGGCGGCATCGCGCGACTGCGGGTGTACGGCGATGTCGCGCCCGACCCGGTGTGGCTGACCGCCCTCGGTACGTTCGACCTCGCCGCCCTGGAGAACGGCGGCCGGGTCGAGGACGCATCCGACCGCTTCTACTCACCCGCCACCAACACCATCCAGCCGGGCCGCTCACGCCAGATGGACGACGGCTGGGAGACACGCCGGCGCCGCGACCGGGGCAACGACTGGATCCGCTACGAGCTGGCCGAGCGGTCCGAGATCCGCGCCGTCGAGATCGACACGGCGTATCTGAAGGGCAACTCGGCGGGCTGGGCGGCCCTTTCCGTACGCGACGGTGAGCCCGGAGCCGGGACGCGGGACGGGGAGTGGACCGAGGTCCTGCCCCGCACCCGCCTCCAGCCCGACACCAACCACCGCTTCGTCCTCGACCGCCCCGTGACGGCCCGTCAGGTCCGGATCGACATCTTCCCGGACGGCGGCATCTCCCGACTGCGCCTCTTCGGCTCGCTCACCGAGGAGGGCGCCACCCGACTGGCCGCCCGCCACCGCGAGTTGGGCGGCTGA
- the allB gene encoding allantoinase AllB: protein MTGPDRHVDLVLRSTRVVTPEGTRPASVAVAAGTITAVLPHEWPDEPPPGARVEDVGDDVVLPGLVDTHVHVNDPGRAEWEGFWTATRAAASGGITTLIDMPLNSLPPTTTTAHLRIKREVAGRKAHIDVGFWGGALPDNVKDLKSLHEAGVFGFKAFLSPSGVEEFPELDAAQLGRSLAEIAGFGGLLIVHAEDPRELAAAPQRDGAKYADFLASRPRDAEIAAIEGLIAAARGLDARVHVLHLSSADALPLIAAARRDGVRLTVETCPHFLTLTAEEVPDGATEFKCCPPIREAANQDALWQGLADGTIDCVVSDHSPSTTDLKTSDFATAWGGISSLQLGLPAVWTEARRRGHSLDDVARWMSAAPAALAGLDRKGAIEAGRDADFAVLAPDDSFTVDPAALQHRNRVTAYAGRTLYGVVRSTWLRGRRIVADGAIAEPSGRLLERTN, encoded by the coding sequence ATGACCGGCCCGGACCGGCACGTGGACCTGGTGCTGCGCTCGACGCGTGTCGTCACCCCCGAGGGCACGCGCCCCGCGTCGGTCGCCGTCGCCGCCGGCACGATCACCGCCGTGCTCCCCCACGAGTGGCCCGACGAGCCCCCGCCGGGCGCCCGGGTGGAGGACGTCGGCGACGACGTCGTACTGCCCGGCCTCGTCGACACCCATGTGCATGTGAACGACCCCGGCCGCGCCGAGTGGGAGGGCTTCTGGACCGCCACCCGCGCGGCGGCGTCCGGCGGCATCACCACCCTGATCGACATGCCGCTCAACTCCCTGCCGCCGACCACCACGACGGCCCACCTCCGGATCAAACGCGAGGTCGCGGGCCGCAAGGCGCACATCGACGTCGGCTTCTGGGGCGGCGCGCTGCCCGACAACGTCAAGGACCTCAAGTCGCTCCACGAAGCGGGGGTGTTCGGCTTCAAGGCATTCCTGTCGCCGTCCGGCGTCGAGGAGTTCCCCGAACTGGACGCCGCACAGCTCGGCCGTTCGCTCGCCGAGATCGCCGGCTTCGGCGGGCTGCTCATCGTGCACGCCGAGGACCCGCGCGAACTGGCCGCAGCACCGCAGCGTGACGGCGCGAAGTACGCCGACTTCCTCGCCTCCCGCCCCCGCGACGCCGAGATCGCCGCGATAGAGGGGCTGATCGCGGCGGCGCGCGGGCTCGACGCCCGGGTCCATGTCCTGCACCTGTCGTCCGCCGACGCGCTGCCGCTGATCGCCGCGGCCAGGCGGGACGGCGTACGGCTGACCGTCGAGACCTGCCCGCACTTCCTCACCCTCACCGCCGAGGAAGTCCCGGACGGCGCCACCGAGTTCAAATGCTGTCCGCCCATCCGCGAGGCCGCGAACCAGGACGCCCTCTGGCAGGGGCTGGCCGACGGGACGATCGACTGCGTCGTCTCCGACCACTCGCCCTCCACCACCGACCTCAAGACCTCCGACTTCGCGACCGCGTGGGGCGGCATCTCCTCCCTCCAGCTCGGCCTGCCCGCGGTGTGGACCGAGGCCCGCCGGCGCGGTCACTCGCTCGACGACGTGGCCCGCTGGATGTCGGCGGCCCCCGCCGCGCTGGCCGGGCTGGACAGGAAGGGCGCCATCGAGGCGGGGCGTGACGCCGACTTCGCGGTGCTCGCGCCCGACGACTCGTTCACCGTGGACCCCGCCGCGCTCCAGCACCGCAACCGTGTCACCGCGTACGCGGGCAGGACGCTGTACGGCGTCGTCAGGTCGACCTGGCTGCGCGGCCGGCGGATCGTCGCCGACGGAGCCATCGCCGAGCCCTCGGGCCGACTGCTCGAAAGGACCAACTGA
- a CDS encoding IclR family transcriptional regulator, with protein MPTSSAASATDAAKPASASGGVQSLERAFDLLERMADAGGEVGLSELSASSGLPLPTIHRLMRTLVACGYVRQQANRRYALGPRLIRLGESASRLLGTWARPYLARLVEETGETANMALLDGDEIVYVAQVPSKHSMRMFTEVGRRVLPHSTGVGKALLAHTSAEEVRALLARTGMPAATEKTITTPDGFLDALEAVRAAGYAVDDNEQEMGVRCLAVPVPNSPTPAAISISGPAGRVTETATERIVPILQEVARDLSEVLASTAAAHQQS; from the coding sequence GTGCCGACGTCCAGCGCCGCCAGCGCCACCGACGCTGCCAAGCCCGCCTCCGCGAGCGGCGGCGTCCAGTCCCTGGAGCGCGCCTTCGATCTGCTGGAGCGGATGGCGGACGCGGGGGGCGAGGTCGGCCTGAGCGAGCTGTCGGCCAGCAGCGGTCTGCCCCTGCCGACCATTCACCGGCTGATGCGTACGCTCGTGGCCTGCGGTTACGTACGCCAGCAGGCGAACCGCCGGTACGCGCTCGGCCCGCGTCTCATCCGGCTGGGCGAGTCGGCGTCGCGGCTGCTCGGCACCTGGGCGCGGCCGTATCTGGCGCGGCTGGTCGAGGAGACCGGCGAGACGGCGAACATGGCGCTGCTCGACGGCGACGAGATCGTGTATGTCGCGCAGGTGCCGTCCAAGCACTCGATGCGGATGTTCACCGAGGTCGGCCGGCGCGTGCTCCCCCACTCCACGGGCGTGGGCAAGGCGCTGCTCGCGCACACGTCGGCCGAGGAGGTACGGGCGCTGCTCGCGCGTACGGGTATGCCCGCGGCCACGGAGAAGACGATCACGACGCCCGACGGCTTCCTCGACGCGCTGGAGGCCGTTCGCGCGGCCGGTTACGCGGTGGACGACAACGAGCAGGAGATGGGGGTCCGCTGTCTGGCGGTTCCGGTGCCCAACTCCCCCACTCCGGCGGCGATTTCGATCTCGGGCCCGGCCGGACGCGTCACGGAGACGGCCACCGAGCGGATCGTGCCGATACTCCAGGAAGTGGCGCGGGACCTGTCCGAGGTCCTGGCGAGCACGGCGGCGGCCCACCAGCAGTCCTGA
- a CDS encoding DUF5955 family protein — translation MLRSVGHTRVTEQGEDPRLTGLRFAVARLRRELAAYPSEFRDRGIAEEELAAMAAMVAGGDPEIRRMRRSLLLIVGSIGSVSALAPTLMDVRKAVDLFGELGH, via the coding sequence TTGTTGCGGAGCGTGGGGCATACGCGAGTGACAGAGCAGGGTGAGGATCCCCGGCTGACCGGGCTGCGGTTCGCCGTGGCGCGACTGAGACGGGAACTCGCCGCGTATCCGAGTGAGTTCAGAGACAGGGGAATCGCGGAGGAAGAACTTGCCGCGATGGCCGCGATGGTGGCGGGAGGCGATCCGGAGATCCGGCGGATGCGCCGCTCGCTGCTGCTGATCGTCGGTTCGATCGGCTCGGTGAGCGCTCTGGCGCCCACCCTGATGGATGTCAGGAAGGCGGTAGACCTCTTCGGAGAGTTAGGGCACTGA
- a CDS encoding nucleotidyltransferase family protein: MKKNDHGESPVAGLLLAAGGGRRLGGRPKALLPYRGRPLVEHAVRSLREGGCERVYVVLGAAADEVRARAQLPDCVLVDNRRWAGGMGSSLRAGLASLTEAATHRAALLMLVDQPGIGPAAVARVRAAYRSPGTLASASYGGERGHPVLLGADHWAGIAAGATGDQGARGYLRDRARDIVLVECGDVADAYDIDTEEDLSHLES, translated from the coding sequence ATGAAAAAGAACGATCACGGAGAGTCGCCGGTCGCGGGGCTGCTGCTCGCGGCAGGCGGGGGCCGGCGGCTGGGCGGCCGGCCGAAGGCGCTGCTGCCGTACCGGGGGCGTCCGCTGGTGGAGCACGCAGTGCGGTCACTGCGGGAGGGCGGCTGCGAGCGGGTGTACGTGGTGCTCGGCGCCGCCGCCGACGAGGTACGGGCCCGCGCCCAGCTGCCGGACTGCGTACTGGTCGACAACCGTCGGTGGGCCGGCGGCATGGGCTCGTCCCTGCGGGCCGGACTCGCCTCGCTGACAGAAGCCGCCACGCACCGCGCGGCGCTGCTGATGCTGGTCGACCAGCCGGGCATCGGTCCGGCGGCCGTGGCACGGGTCCGGGCCGCGTACCGCTCCCCGGGCACTCTCGCCTCGGCCTCCTACGGAGGTGAGCGCGGGCATCCGGTGCTGCTCGGCGCGGACCACTGGGCCGGGATCGCGGCGGGTGCGACGGGCGATCAGGGGGCACGCGGGTATCTGAGAGACCGCGCGCGGGACATCGTTCTCGTCGAGTGCGGGGATGTCGCGGACGCGTACGACATCGACACGGAGGAGGATCTGTCGCACCTTGAGTCCTGA
- the aceB gene encoding malate synthase A, which translates to MSAPAPSPLAVVDADTLPRQDEVLTDAALAFVAELHRRFTPRRDELLIRRGERRAEIARTSTLDFLPETAAVREDDSWRVAPAPAALDDRRVEITGPTDRKMTVNALNSGARIWLADFEDASAPTWENVITGQLNLMDAYARKVDFTDPVSGKSYALKADGELATVVTRPRGWHLDERHLRLGDRAVPGALVDFGLYFFHNAQRLIELGKGPYFYLPKTESYLEARLWNDVFVFAQEYVGIPQGTVRATVLIETITAAYEMDEILYELRDHASGLNAGRWDYLFSIVKNFRDGGAKFVLPDRNAVTMTAPFMRAYTELLVRTCHRRGAHAIGGMAAFIPSRRDPEVNKVAFAKVKDDKDREAADGFDGSWVAHPDLVPIAMASFDAVLGERPHQKDRLREDVSVTAAELIAIDSLDARPTYQGLVGAVQVGIRYIEAWLRGLGAVAIFNLMEDAATAEISRSQIWQWINAGVVFENGETATAELAREIASAELAAIRAEIGEEAFTRGKWQQAHDLLLTVALDETYEDFLTLPAYEQLRG; encoded by the coding sequence ATGTCCGCACCAGCGCCGTCCCCGCTGGCCGTCGTCGATGCCGACACCCTGCCCCGGCAGGACGAGGTCCTCACCGACGCGGCTCTCGCCTTCGTGGCCGAGCTGCACCGCAGGTTCACCCCCCGCCGTGACGAGCTCCTGATCCGCAGGGGCGAGCGGCGCGCGGAGATCGCCCGTACGTCGACACTGGACTTCCTGCCGGAGACCGCGGCCGTACGGGAGGACGACTCCTGGCGGGTCGCGCCGGCCCCGGCCGCGCTGGACGACCGCCGGGTGGAGATCACCGGGCCCACCGACCGCAAGATGACGGTCAACGCGCTGAACTCCGGCGCGAGGATCTGGCTCGCGGACTTCGAGGACGCCTCGGCTCCCACGTGGGAGAACGTCATCACCGGCCAGCTCAATCTGATGGACGCCTACGCGCGGAAGGTCGACTTCACCGACCCGGTGTCCGGCAAGTCGTACGCGCTGAAGGCCGACGGCGAACTCGCGACGGTGGTCACCCGCCCGCGCGGCTGGCACCTGGACGAGCGCCACCTGCGCCTCGGGGACCGCGCGGTACCCGGCGCGCTGGTCGACTTCGGGCTCTACTTCTTCCACAACGCCCAGCGTCTGATCGAGCTGGGCAAGGGCCCGTACTTCTACCTCCCGAAGACCGAGTCGTACCTCGAAGCGCGGTTGTGGAACGACGTGTTCGTCTTCGCCCAGGAGTACGTGGGGATCCCGCAGGGCACCGTCCGCGCGACCGTACTGATCGAGACCATCACGGCGGCGTACGAGATGGACGAGATCCTGTACGAACTCCGGGACCACGCCTCCGGGTTGAACGCCGGGCGCTGGGACTACCTCTTCTCGATCGTCAAGAACTTCCGTGACGGGGGAGCCAAGTTCGTGCTGCCGGACCGCAACGCGGTCACGATGACGGCGCCGTTCATGCGCGCGTACACCGAACTCCTCGTCCGCACCTGCCACAGGCGCGGCGCCCACGCCATCGGCGGCATGGCGGCCTTCATCCCCTCCCGGCGGGACCCCGAGGTCAACAAGGTCGCCTTCGCCAAGGTCAAGGACGACAAGGACCGCGAGGCGGCGGACGGCTTCGACGGCTCCTGGGTCGCCCACCCCGACCTGGTCCCGATCGCGATGGCCTCCTTCGACGCGGTCCTCGGCGAGCGCCCCCACCAGAAGGACCGCCTGCGCGAGGACGTATCGGTGACCGCGGCCGAGCTGATCGCGATCGACTCCCTCGACGCCAGGCCCACCTACCAGGGTCTGGTGGGCGCGGTCCAGGTCGGCATCCGCTACATCGAGGCGTGGCTCCGGGGCCTCGGCGCGGTCGCCATCTTCAACCTGATGGAGGACGCGGCGACGGCGGAGATCTCCCGCTCCCAGATCTGGCAGTGGATCAACGCGGGAGTGGTCTTCGAGAACGGTGAGACGGCCACCGCCGAGCTGGCCCGCGAGATCGCCTCGGCCGAACTGGCCGCGATCCGCGCGGAGATCGGCGAGGAGGCGTTCACCAGGGGCAAGTGGCAGCAGGCCCACGACCTGCTGCTGACGGTGGCGCTGGACGAGACGTACGAGGACTTCCTGACCCTGCCGGCGTACGAACAACTGCGGGGCTGA